aactgtaacaaaaaaatttatatttcaaatgtTTAAATTAATCTTTAacgtattttttatataaactaatatttcatatcaattaaaattaaatataacaaataactatgacattttaaaaatatttaatccatTTGTTAAATAATCATAGAAATAAAATGTAACtaaacataattaaataatttatagattGAACAGTTTAATACTCCCTCCATTtcataatagatgatgttttgaaaagttattgatgtttcaaaatacatgatgtttgatattttttaattagtttaaagtTCATTGAAAACTACGTGACCaataatgttttataatatttttgatgattggctggattagatttatttaatatttttagagttACTTTTTAGGAAAATGTGTATGTCTTAATTCTTGTGTTCAATTGTAATTTTtcttactttatttttatttttattgtcgttcttctttttttatttttttttcttgtcaaccACATAGGTTTGAATTCATACATATcgaaaacatttataaaaagtCAAAGCCATTGAACGCTAACTCATGGTTTATTCGATTCCAGATTTTTAAAagcaatatttatatatattttttaaattggataGTTTTAAATAACAGTAATACAATAAGTAGTAGGCTTGGTAAGTCTCGTCAATTATGTATACAATATAAACCACTTTATTCTtcaaataaaaacttatttaaacagtataaaataattagtttctCAAAATTTCTGAAAAGACAAATTAACTTTATCGATATTTGTTTCGGCATTGATTGTTCGTTGATTAGATTCTCTTACCAGCATTGATTGTTCTTAAGCATCGCATAGCCGTTTTTTAGTTATGGCAGCCCAACTTTTTCTTTGGTGACGTTATTGGCTCATTGTTCTAAGAAGATTGTATCTTTTTCCGGTAAAGACGGCTGATTTTTATctaaacttttaattatttatttaatttataattaagcTAAAttaaagtgtatatatatatatatatattatattttatgttaatataacaaaaattcttaaactaactaaaaatattacttaatCATATTGTTTCCTATAACTATTATGCAACTTTTGGTAAAAGACGATCCCACGTTTTGGGAGGAACCTCTAGACGTTTGTCATATACTATGTCATAATTGTCACTATAGACGTTTGCATATagttaaaaacttttaaaaaatcttgGAGCCGTCGGTGTGTAAAGATCTAGATTTcgcattttatttttattttttggtcaaaagttaaaattcattaccaattttgagatttttgatagaaaaacagagaaaacaagaacgagaataattttaaaaaaaaactaaacagaaACTCAAACCTAACTACGCAGGGACTGACTATTAGTACAACAGCTAATAATCTAAGCATACATCTAAATCGGAACATTTGCTTGTCGCAAAATTGAACTGGCAATGATAACGAAAACTAAGCCCAGTAGAAAATGGCTTGCCCGATGAACAGTTCTTAAAGATCGGGCTTGTCAAGAACACAGCTTGCGAGGACCTCCTAGTTTGCAGCCTTCGCGGATAGACAGATGCACATGAGATCAAGCACTCCCGCCCAACCTAAGCCGAGCTTTATTGGAGAAGAACCAGTTGATTTGGAGCTGTTGAGAAAATGATGAAAGATACCTGCAAGGAAAAGAGAGGATTCATCCTGAAGAGGACACAATCAAATGACTACTCCTTGACCCTGGGATGGATGAGGACCAAGATGCGCTACCACCGGGAACACATAACAGCCGGTGACTCAACACCATCGAAGAACTCCCACACGCTCCTTCTCTAAAGACTAGAGAGGGGACCTTTACACAACCCAAAGAAGCTGTCTGGTGGTAGACAGAGGCAACACAACCATGAAGAACAAGCACCTTGAACTCTAAAACCTAGAGAACTAGAACAACAATGAtactttaattttcttattgtaCAAATGGATGTGTGTAACCTAACGCTTGAAGtagaatcaaaatattttttaagggAAGTAATCCTGGTGTGATTCAATCATTATCAATTTACGAATTACACCCATTTGGATTACcacttttatatatgtatatatataattagtttttttaaaattgcatTAAAAATTAGTGTCGTTTTCTCCACGAACTGCGGGGTCCACATCCTAGTCAATATAAACCCATTAGAAGAAATCAAATATCCATAAATCGCTTAGAGCACTTTCACTGAAAGTATTTATCTCAAAGTatctaaaaatacatttatgtgtatatatattatatatgtatatataattgcGGGGTtctaaattttatgaaaaacgtAATCCAGATACCTTCGTTGTATTTGCTTAGGTGCCTGTGTTGTTGCGCATGTCCTAACAAGGCAAAGAGGTTGGATATCTATTGACAAAATGATTATTATATTCAAGTGATTGGACAGAAAATCAGgtttaaaattgataaaattataaCCAAGAAAAATCTTTGGTCCAATAAATCTCGTCACTACTAAAATAAAATCCATCTTCTCTAACGGACCAAGAACATTTCTTTGTAATTCCACATCTATTGCTGTCTCTAGAAACCTTAAACGCCTCGAAcctcttcctcttcaactcccACTTCATTGTACACGTGTACTCTGCCCTCCACGACCACAGCTCGATCCTGGCCGTCCATCGGAAGTCATCTCCCTCTTGAAGCGCGCGACCACCGAGATCACCTTGTGGCGAGGTGCACCAGATCACTAGAGGTAGAGAGGAGTTGTCTCTGAAGCTGTTGATAACACGCACGTCGAATTCCTCACCCAGTGACAAAGTATGTGGCTGAAGCATAGACGTCAAGGTGATGATTGATGAGATGATGATAAGTGAAAGAAGGATCTTTTTCATAgttctcatttttatattttcttctaaatgATGCAAaggtttaatttttgtttttgtttcttctttcttcttagTGAGAGCTATTTAGAAGAGGATTGTGTATCTATTTAGAAGAGATTTAAAGGATTGTGTACCACACATAGATATACTTCTATTCTGAAATCTCATGCTAATTtaccttttttattaaaaaatgtatctCACAGTAATTAAGTAATTTTTTATGTGCACTGAATTTATAAGATTTCACAggttaaatagaaataaattataatgtcaattttttggttaaaagagaaaaaatggaaacagtactataatttttaaaatagggcagaaacatatatgaaaatattaatttaatatagaaAAGAAGGCATGATAATTAGAGGAAACTCATTTCAAAGATCAACTGGAAATCACTATATAGATATATCTATATagaggtgttcaaaaaaaaaaaagaagatatatctATATAGGAATATTTCATGATAAACTGAGGAATGCATGGTGTcatgttgatattttttttgtacacaaattatattataaacgTTCATGCTGGTATAAGATCAGTGATTCTGGGACCAATTCTtaaactaactttaaaaaaacaGACATATTTAAGACTAGCTGCTAAgagatataattaaaataaataagtattcactaaattataatgaaaattaaaaatttatttttctacaaaatataaaatctaattgaaattaaaaaaaaaagtgaaagagttaaacaaattcaaaagaaacaagattacaaaaaaaatacatttctctttttatttttccaaagtgaagaagttaaaatataaaaataataatgtgcaatttttttaatgaaaaattatatttaaaattattatttatgagcATGGtgcataaatattatattattagaaatatatatatatgtgtgtgtgtgtgtgtatgtgtaaatatatgcatatttaaaaccaaattataaacataattaagtaatttaataaactaataaactAACTTTTTGACtgaataaactaatatttttataatcactaaaagaaaatataagttattatatatacacaaaagTAAATCctttgtatttaaaatactttaaaaatatttggtaaAAATTAACATGGTAGTTTAAGTATTAAAGTCAgactaattaaattttagattaatattcactaatcttaacttaatttttaaagttaaagttaTAAAACTTAGATGAATATAGTTTTAGTTTTAcagaaaaaattataagaacTTGTACAAAACTGTGTTAATAAATCATATAGTGGTTTTGGAGTTGAGCTGTTTTCATTCCCCAAAAAGTTCTGAACTCTATTAGAAACCAGCTGGTTTCTTCAATCCTCTGGAATAGATGTCTTGATAAGCCGTGTGGAGCAAAAACGGCTTGGGATTCTTCTATATGTTATCCTAAGCCGAAAGTGGTTTGGGAGTATGGTTTTGGTTTAAAGTTGAAATAGATGTTGTATTTTCGTGGCTGTCTTATTGATTACATTTtgataatataacattttagcttattttaattataaaatgtttagGTAAACCTTACAAATgcgaaaaaattaaaaatatattaacccagattaattattaaacatcaaAAAATTAATACACAATGGATTTGAACTTAAGATTATGATTTCGTGTTATAGTAGAACTTATTAGATTCTTGAATAAATtacaatttgaataaatctcactTTTCATATAACTAGACGTCAAATGTATTTGATATCAAATtaaatccttttttttattcatagaTTTTAGATAAAAATCTCAATcttcataaaaattaaaaaattaaaatgctaTTCTGgcatattattttcatatataatttttataaaaaattttgcaCAAAGcatgaataaaattttagttgtaATTATTGTGAAACAATTTTCCGCATATGTGAAGTCTTCACAGTGAAGATTATCATGAATCGTAAGCTAACTGAGTTTGTATTGGTGACTATAGGGTTGATGAGTATTGGTTGTATTTGTTTGTAGCACTATATAATAACTGAGCTAGacctatagatttttttttttttgagaaaagacCTATATATCTGATATGTTGATCAAATTAGACGTGGCACATATCGAGTACTTGGTATTTTCGGTATATTTGGTATTCAATTTGGTTTGTACAAGAAGTAgaattttagatttatatttggTTTATTGAGAACGAGTGTACTTGctgttttgttaaaaaaattgacgGATTTGCAAGTtacttgtcatatttttttaattgtaaattacTTGCTAATTATCGTTAAGTTATTTGATAATTCGTTATAATTCAAAACAACAtaactttattatttataaagaatatcttattatttgtcttatgttttaatcaatttaggaAATATACAAATAGGAAACTCCAGTatgcttatataaatatatcactTATGATTGATTCGCTtatggaaataaaaatataaatgagttattttattatgaattaagaattttttttttcattagtaAAAATGAGTAACAAACCAAACAACGTCAAgtaattacttttattttaatacatgatacttatttatattttcaagtaaTTAAAATAGATCACTTGATACTCGATTTAGTCAAACCAAGCAATTGATTGTATGAGTCAAGTTCCAAAGTAGCGAGTACGAGACGGTAACTAGTACTTGTCTCCACCCCTATATCAAATACATCCAATCTCATTTACAAATGGGTTTAATCATGTTGTGTAGGTCTGATGTAGGGCATGTTCAGTCCGGATTTCGGTCCGGTTTCCATTCAGGTTTTTcggttttttggtattttggtttataaaaattagCTATCATATTGGAACCATAtctaatttggtttggtttggtttctatACTAGCGGTTTTCAGTTTATTcgaattttatacaaaaaaccataactatatttatcttttataaaaataaataaattatatgattAGAAATcagatttattaaaacataaatatatattccttactctaacttttaaatataacattttcTGTTTTAGTTAAagagtaaaataaaattaaaaatagtaataccatattattattatataactatAATTTAGTACAAATAATTAccaataattgtttttaaaatatttaatttgatgaaaattagaaaaataactttttaactaaaaaaaaaaggtactaaaatcaaagttttaattataaatatcttagcaataaaataaattatgtatgtattattaactttattataaattatatatataaatatacgaatatattttaattaattgatttcttcggtttattcggtttgacCGGTTTATATACCGAACCATATCCATATACTGCAGTTTCTCAAAATAATATTCATTAGGCTTATTCGATACTACCAATTCTAAAGTTTGGTTCGCTTTTAATTGGTTCGATTTTACCGGATTGAATATTCTTAAAGTCTGATGTTTCTGAATCCAACTGTAGTATAGACTttggaaaataatattatataaatcaatagatatgattagttaataattttttgatttgaaattaaactaGTCAGTATAACACAAcctaacaaaataataatatataaatttcagaAAAACAATTTGCTAATGACTACATTAATATCATTAAATCATAATACGCCATCGGCCACTGGCATCCACTTAAGCTTCTTGAAGACGATGAACATTTATGAAATGTCTCGGAACCGTTGTTTCGTGTCGTCAGATACGTTAGTGTTATTTTCTCGTTACTGTGTACATTTTGGAACAAACAATTGGTCAAAATTCTCGGGCCCGAGACGTTGTCCATTTTCTGCATGCTTTTCTTATCAGGCTTTTAATAATGTTTGGGCTTAGTAGGCCAAAACCCGTATCCAAAAGTAACTACACATGGCGGTTAGCGGCAATGACAGttactaaataaatattcatcGTTCATTTTCGAAAGCAAACCCTAATTCAACTTTCTCCGATCGCTGCGATCATCTCT
The Brassica napus cultivar Da-Ae chromosome A1, Da-Ae, whole genome shotgun sequence DNA segment above includes these coding regions:
- the LOC111200497 gene encoding S-protein homolog 6-like, producing MRTMKKILLSLIIISSIITLTSMLQPHTLSLGEEFDVRVINSFRDNSSLPLVIWCTSPQGDLGGRALQEGDDFRWTARIELWSWRAEYTCTMKWELKRKRFEAFKVSRDSNRCGITKKCSWSVREDGFYFSSDEIYWTKDFSWL